A single window of Carassius auratus strain Wakin chromosome 9, ASM336829v1, whole genome shotgun sequence DNA harbors:
- the LOC113109383 gene encoding uncharacterized protein LOC113109383 has protein sequence MKIFQTRILHLNLCLMITLLTGPDYSRSNREQKIRQHIYKTVYVGETVALNCNKTQYDDDLIWKINNSVIFSQDSNSNRTMRNLSSNRIHIDTADPRELTIDQIQASDAGNYSCYPAAIRWTLTVTENHIRPESFKQMPLYIIIIISCCGVIMICMIISITICIHRRWKNSKDSSQREAGQNFSQAPARGRIQTQTSQYIERYNSVYGQI, from the exons ATGAAGATTTTTCAAACCAGGATCCTACATCTAAATTTGTGTTTGATGATTACTTTACTGACTGGTCCAG ATTACTCCAGATCTAATCGAGAGCAAAAGATACGGCAGCACATCTACAAAACGGTGTATGTGGGGGAAACAGTTGCACTTAACTGCAACAAAACCCAATATGATGACGATTTAATATGGAAAATTAACAACTCCGTTATTTTTAGTCAAGACTCTAACAGTAACAGAACAATGAGAAACTTGAGCTCAAACAGGATTCACATCGACACTGCAGATCCAAGAGAATTAACAATAGATCAAATACAAGCGTCTGATGCAGGAAACTACAGCTGTTACCCAGCAGCGATAAGATGGACATTAACAGTAACAG AAAACCACATCCGACCAGAATCATTCAAACAAATGCCGCTGTacatcatcataatcatctcATGTTGTGGAGTAATTATGATCTGTATGATCATCAGCATCACCATTTGCATTCACAG GAGATGGAAAAACAGCAAAGATTCAAGTCAAAGAGAAGCCGGACAGAACTTT tcaCAGGCACCAGCCAGAGGAAGGATACAGACTCAAACCAGCCAGTACATTGAAAGATACAACTCAGTATATGGACAAATATGA